Proteins found in one Pseudomonas marvdashtae genomic segment:
- the sdhD gene encoding succinate dehydrogenase, hydrophobic membrane anchor protein — protein MVTNVTNLSRSGLYDWMAQRVSAVVLAAYFIFLIGYVVANPGLGYAQWHELFANNWMRIFSLLALVALGAHAWVGMWTIATDYLTQMAFGKSATAVRFLFQAVCGVAMFAYFVWGVQILWGI, from the coding sequence ATGGTAACCAACGTCACGAACCTTTCGCGTTCGGGCCTTTACGACTGGATGGCCCAGCGTGTGTCTGCGGTCGTTCTCGCGGCTTATTTCATTTTCCTGATCGGATATGTAGTAGCCAACCCCGGCCTGGGCTACGCCCAATGGCACGAACTGTTTGCAAACAACTGGATGCGTATCTTCAGTCTGCTGGCACTTGTTGCACTGGGCGCTCACGCCTGGGTCGGCATGTGGACCATCGCCACCGACTACCTGACGCAAATGGCGTTCGGCAAGTCGGCGACTGCCGTACGTTTCCTCTTCCAGGCAGTATGCGGCGTTGCGATGTTCGCTTACTTCGTCTGGGGTGTGCAGATTCTCTGGGGTATCTGA
- the sdhA gene encoding succinate dehydrogenase flavoprotein subunit, whose product MANIPTISFDAIIIGGGGAGMRAALQLAQGGHKTAVITKVFPTRSHTVSAQGGITCAIASADPNDDWRWHMYDTVKGSDYIGDQDAIEYMCQEGPAAVYELDHMGMPFSRTEQGRIYQRPFGGQSKDYGKGGQAARTCAASDRTGHALLHTLYQGNLKAGTVFLNEYYAVDLVKNQDGAFVGVIAICIETGETTYIRAKATVLATGGAGRIYASTTNALINTGDGVGMALRAGVPVQDIEMWQFHPTGIAGAGVLVTEGCRGEGGYLINKHGERFMERYAPNAKDLAGRDVVARSMVKEIIAGNGCGPNGDHVMLKLDHLGEEVLHSRLPGICELSKTFAHVDPVVAPVPVVPTCHYMMGGVATNIHGQAITQNAEGVDEIIPGLFAVGEVACVSVHGANRLGGNSLLDLVVFGRAAGLHLEKALTDGIEYRDASDTDIDVALKRLAGLNERTEGEDVATLRRELQSCMQNYFGVFRTGEYMQKGIAQLAQLRERIANVKINDKSQAFNTARIEALELQNLLEVAEATAIAAEVRKESRGAHAREDYEDRDDENWLCHTLYFPGDKRVTKRAVNFSPKTVPTFEPKVRTY is encoded by the coding sequence ATGGCTAACATTCCAACGATTTCTTTCGACGCCATCATCATTGGTGGTGGCGGTGCCGGCATGCGCGCAGCGCTGCAACTGGCACAGGGTGGTCACAAGACTGCCGTGATCACCAAGGTGTTCCCGACCCGTTCGCACACCGTTTCCGCCCAGGGCGGCATCACTTGCGCCATCGCTTCGGCCGACCCGAACGATGACTGGCGCTGGCATATGTACGATACCGTCAAGGGTTCCGACTACATCGGTGACCAGGACGCTATCGAGTACATGTGCCAGGAAGGCCCGGCTGCTGTTTACGAGCTGGACCACATGGGCATGCCGTTCTCGCGTACCGAACAGGGTCGTATCTACCAGCGTCCTTTCGGTGGCCAGTCCAAGGACTACGGCAAGGGCGGCCAGGCCGCACGTACTTGCGCGGCGTCCGACCGTACCGGTCACGCACTGCTGCACACCCTTTATCAGGGTAACCTGAAAGCCGGTACCGTGTTCCTGAACGAGTACTACGCTGTCGACCTGGTGAAGAATCAGGACGGCGCTTTTGTCGGCGTGATCGCGATCTGCATCGAAACCGGCGAAACCACCTACATCCGCGCCAAGGCCACCGTACTGGCTACCGGCGGCGCAGGCCGTATCTACGCGTCCACCACCAACGCCCTGATCAACACCGGTGACGGCGTCGGCATGGCACTGCGTGCTGGCGTGCCGGTGCAAGACATCGAAATGTGGCAGTTCCACCCGACCGGCATCGCCGGCGCCGGCGTGCTGGTCACCGAAGGTTGCCGCGGTGAAGGTGGTTACCTGATCAACAAGCACGGCGAGCGTTTCATGGAGCGTTATGCGCCGAACGCCAAGGACCTTGCCGGTCGTGACGTCGTGGCTCGTTCGATGGTTAAAGAGATCATCGCCGGTAACGGCTGTGGCCCGAATGGCGACCACGTGATGCTCAAGCTCGATCACCTGGGCGAGGAAGTGCTGCACAGCCGCCTGCCTGGTATCTGCGAGTTGTCCAAGACCTTCGCTCACGTCGACCCGGTCGTTGCGCCTGTTCCGGTCGTTCCAACCTGCCACTATATGATGGGCGGCGTTGCCACCAACATTCATGGCCAGGCGATCACCCAGAACGCCGAAGGCGTGGACGAAATCATCCCTGGCCTGTTCGCGGTGGGTGAAGTGGCTTGCGTATCGGTCCACGGTGCCAACCGCTTGGGCGGCAACTCACTGCTCGACCTGGTGGTCTTCGGCCGTGCTGCCGGCCTGCACCTGGAAAAAGCCCTGACCGACGGTATCGAATACCGCGACGCCAGCGACACCGATATCGATGTGGCACTCAAGCGTCTGGCTGGCCTCAACGAGCGTACCGAAGGCGAAGACGTCGCCACCCTGCGTCGCGAGCTGCAAAGCTGCATGCAGAACTACTTCGGTGTGTTCCGTACCGGCGAATACATGCAGAAGGGTATCGCCCAGCTCGCACAATTGCGTGAACGAATTGCCAACGTGAAGATCAACGATAAGTCGCAGGCGTTCAACACTGCCCGTATCGAAGCGCTGGAATTGCAGAACCTGCTGGAAGTGGCCGAAGCCACCGCCATCGCGGCTGAAGTGCGTAAAGAGTCCCGTGGTGCCCACGCCCGCGAAGACTATGAAGACCGTGACGACGAAAACTGGCTGTGCCACACCTTGTACTTCCCGGGTGATAAGCGCGTGACCAAGCGTGCCGTGAACTTCTCGCCGAAGACTGTTCCGACTTTCGAACCAAAAGTCCGGACTTATTAA